TTGCAAATAGTTTGTAAAAAGATGTCATAATCTCAAGTCCAGATTTGTCCTCAAGTGCCCAAAGTGTCATAATGATGCTGGGGCATCCTGCACTGATGAATCCTCGTGCCAGACTCATCACTCCTTCGCCTGCCTGAAGTGCGCCAGATCCTGTGTTGCAAGCACTTAATACGGCTAGCTTTGCATTTAAGTTCATATCATATAACTCATAGGTATTCAGCATGCCATCTTCCAATGAATCATTATTCAAATAGAAAACTAATTTGGAAAACATCGGATTATCATTGTTCACTATGGTATGCATGGCTAAATGCAAAACACCATAATCTGAAGCAATATCTTTAAATACACCTTCTGTAGCTTCAGCTCCTGAATATGCTTTTCCACGCATGCTTTTTACTATTTGCCTAATTTCATCTACTACACCAGGTAAGTTAACGAGGTATTTTTTGTAATCTTTTATACTTTCCGACCTCTCTGCATTTAAGTGATCATAATTCCCATATTCAGGAGCCATGGCTAATAGTTTCCTGGAGGTTTTTCGATTTTTTTTGAAATCTGTATAACTCAATGTTGCGGAGTATGAATAGCGAATATTAAAACGTTTAATTAAATAGTCCAATTTTCTATAATCTAGATTTAATTTCTTGGGTTTTGAACTTAACAAAACTTCAAAGGGTATATAGAAAAGAACATGATCAGGAATGATTGTTAACTTCTTAAAATTATTGTTTTTGAGGAAATTGTCTAGTATTGTTTCATAAATGATGGAAGAAGATTGAACATAAGCCACATAATTTTCATAGGCATTGTTTCCAAATTCACCTGAAATTAAATTATTCCGAATGATATTAACATGATTCACAAATTCATCACCCACATAAATTATTTGACCTTGGATACCGTTTTTGGTAATCAACAAAGCAATAATAACAGTGTCACCAATAACATATTCAATTAATGCTTCATCCGTATTTAGTTGCGATTGTACATGTTCAAGTGCTATTACTGAAGTCTCATATTTCAAATTAAAATAGCTAGGGTACTTTTCTTTGTATGTAATAATAATCTTTTCTTGCTGCTGTGTTAAATCAAATACTTTTTTTTGCCATCTATCAATCATTGATTTATCAGGGAATTCTGCTTGATCTTCTTTGTAAATCAACTCTCTGTATGTAGAAAGTTGTTTATTGATGTCCTTTTCCTGGTCGCTTATTTCTGCAGGAATATTACTAATACTTTTGGCGTCAAAGTCTTGCAGTGATGATAATAATATTGCTGCTTTACTTTTTTCAGCGATGTTAAATGCTTTTATTAAATATTGCTGGTCTTTGGTGATATGATGTAGTTGAATGGCAATTTGAGCTGATAAAACAGAATATTTTTTTTGATTGGAAGAAATAAACAGTTTGCTTTCTTCACTACTATAGTCAACTTGAATTATCTGAGATAGTTGGGTTGCTAGATCTAATGTAGACAGAGACAGCAACAATTTCTTGGAATTATTACCATCTGCCAAGGCAAAAAGTGCTTCAGCTTTTTTCTGAAAAATACTTAATAGGATAAGTGATGATGAGCTATGATTGATACCTGGATTAGATTCAATTCGTTTGTCATCAAAATCAGGAATTACCTGTGTAAATGCATTTTGCAATAAACTCAAGCATTTATTGAGATCTTTATTAAAGTAATAATCAGCCAAACTAATTGTTGATTTAGCAACATAGGGGTGTTTGTTCCCATATAGTTTTTTGTATATTTTGTTTGCATTTGTAAGTCTTTGTAGGGCCTCGCCATCTTTTTTGACGCTTAAACAAAAAATCCCATAGCTTAAATTAGCATTGGCTAATTCAATGTTTTCAACTTCAGATTCTTCAACCTGTTCAATTTGTTTTTGATAGAATTTTTCAGCCTTTTCGATTTCTCCCAACTTTGTATAGCAAATTGCCATATTGCCATATGGTAATTCTATATCAATATTTTCCCAAAATTCTTCTTTTATCTGAAAACATTTTTCTAAATACGCTATTGCATCTTCATATAATCCGTAACTAATATAAACACCAGCCATGTTTATATAAATGGAATATTGTTTAGCATATTTGCTTGCAGGATCCTTATCGGCTAGTGCAAGAGAATTTTTGTAGTATTGTAAAGCATGACTTAAATCGCCTAAAATCCTATAAATATTGCCAATATTTGAATAAATACTGTAGAGCTGAAGGTCATTCTGACCAAAAATATTGATAAAGATCTTTTCAGCACGCTGATAAGAAATTAGGGCTTCTTCGTAATTGCCTATGTTTTTATGCAATACTCCAAAATTTGCGTAAAAAACACCCAGCTGATAGTCCTTGTCGGTCAGAATCTCGTCATTAATGTTTTGACTTTCTATATAATAATACAAGGCGCTGTCAAACATTTCCTGTTGGTAGAATAATCGCCCAATATTTTGGTATATCATGGCCAGCTGCATATCTGGTTTTGCCTGGTTAGAAAGTTTGATATGCAATGCCTTATTAAAGCTTTCAATAGCACTTTCGATTTGACCGATGGCTTGATATATAGTTCCTAAGTTGGTATAGGTCTTAAATAGGGCAGGAGCTTTAATCCCTTTTGATTTCTTTCTATATTCTATTGATTTCAATGAATAACTACTTGCATTACTAACATCTCTTAAAAGTAAATGAACACCTCCTAATTCATGATACAAGTCAGGATATATATGTTTCGAAAAAGTTTGTGTCTCATCAAGCTTATTTTCAAGTGCAGTTAGAATTTGATTTGAGGCTTGATAATCGCCTAAATGTTTTAGGTTTTTACCATGTTCCAGGTGCAGTTTTGCCAGACTATAGGAGTTAATAATTGAATTTTCTTTAATAAAAGGATTTAAGATTTTGTTAATTCCTTCAAAATCTTTGTCAATGATTTTTTTATTTATTTCTAATAAAAGATTTCTAGAAGTAATTGTGTCGGTTTGGACTGCAAGTAATTGTGCATAAGTCAAAAACAAGAAGGATGCAAGAAGGCTAATTATCTTCAATGATTTATTAATGCTCATCTTATAAGTCCTATTAAATAACAACAACATGAATGAATTGTATTAAGTAACAATATTAAAAATTTCATGGGTCTGCTAGCGTAATAATTGTCTACAAACGAACATTTTTCGGTTGATAAGTAATAGATTTTGACTCCCAAATAATACAAATTGTTAATAAAGTTGCTAATTAAATATATATATGCTTATATTTGTTAGCAATTATGTTGTTTGAGTGTCCAAAATGTAGATCGGAATTGATTGTTAAGGCAGGAATAGTCCTGTCAAGACAGCGTTATAAATGCAATCATTGTGGATATTTTTTTTCTGTGAATAACAGGGGAAGGGCTAATCATATTAAAAGGCATGCAATCTATCTTTATTTGGAAGGTAAAGGCCTTAGGGCAATAGGTAGGATGCTAGGTGTGAGCAATGTTGCTGTCTTGAAATGGATACGAAATTATGTTGATAAAACGCAAATTTTACGTAATGATCCGCGCCATGTTGATAAGATAAGTTATGATGAAGTGGAAGAATTTATTAAAAAACGCAAATCGCTTGTGGATAGTGGTTGGCTTTTGATAGGTGTTGATGAGAACAATCCCGTAACATGTTGGATAACAAATAATAAGAAGTTTTGACTTATCCACAATGAAAAATATATAAGGTTAGCAAAAAAACAATTAATTGGAAAAAATAATTGAATAAAGGTAACCTTTTGAAGGTATAGCGAATATAGTAGCGCTTAAGACTTTTTTACTGTCTGATTTGGTAGAACAGGCAGTACTTTGTTAACTTTTTAAAATGTAGTTATGAAAGGAACATTTCAATCCTTGTCTAATGACGAACTCTACAATGTAAGGGGTGGACTGATGGATGGTGAGAAGAAGCCACCACCAGAAGGAACCGTAATTGTAGAAGACATAGACATCTGGATCCCAGTTGTCTTGTAGGCAATTTCATTAAAATTTATGGCTTAGGCTTACCACTGTTCGTCTTAAGTACACTTGCTAGTAGTTTCTCTGCTAGCAAGTTTTTTTTTGCTCTCATTTCATCAGATATTCACAAAACTGCGTATAACTTTATTAAGGAGAATTTATAAGCCTTGTTATTTTTGACAGTAGTCAGAGTAGGCTAAGAATTCATTTATGGCAAAATTTCCATTTTATAATCAGTTAGACGCAATGGATTGTGGTCCGAGTTGTCTGCAAATGATTTCCAAATATTATGGAAAAACCTATTCTATTCAAACTTTGCGTGATAAATGTTTTATTACACGTGAAGGAGTTTCTCTGCTTGGAATTAGTGATGCTGCTGAATCCATTGGACTTAGATCTAAAGGAGACAGGATTAATTTTGAACAGTTAAAAGCGGATGTTACCTTCCCAAGCATTATTCACTGGAATCAGAATCATTTCATTATTGTATACCGAATAACAAAAAATAAGGTATATGTGGCCGATCCCGCTCATGGCTTATTAAAATATTCTCACGAGGAATTTGTTAAAAGCTGGATACAGGATGGAAGCGAAAAAGGATTATGTCTGTTAATCGAAAAAGCACCTGACTTTCATTTAGTTGATGATGAAATTATCGATAAATCGGGATTCAAATTTCTTTTTTCCTATGTCAAACCCTATAAAAAATATTTATTTCAGCTAATTACGGGTTTATTAATTGGGAGTTTAGTATTGCTGCTATTTCCTTTTTTAACACAGCAAATAGTCGATTATGGTATTAATAATCACAATATTGGCTTTATTTATTTGGTGTTAATAGCACAATTAATACTTTTCCTTGGAAGAACATCTGTTGATTTTATTCGAGGCTGGATTCTTCTACACATTAGTACGCGAGTGAATATATCACTGATATCTGATTTTTTGATCAAGCTGATGAAATTACCTATAGGTTTTTTCGATATTAAAAAAATTGGCGACTTATTACAGCGCATATCAGATCATACGCGTATTGAATCTTTTATTACTAATTCAACTCTTAGTATTTTATTTTCATTTGTCAATCTCATCGTTTTTGGAATTGTACTTGGTTTTTATAGTTTGAAAA
The Bacteroidota bacterium DNA segment above includes these coding regions:
- a CDS encoding CHAT domain-containing protein, which translates into the protein MSINKSLKIISLLASFLFLTYAQLLAVQTDTITSRNLLLEINKKIIDKDFEGINKILNPFIKENSIINSYSLAKLHLEHGKNLKHLGDYQASNQILTALENKLDETQTFSKHIYPDLYHELGGVHLLLRDVSNASSYSLKSIEYRKKSKGIKAPALFKTYTNLGTIYQAIGQIESAIESFNKALHIKLSNQAKPDMQLAMIYQNIGRLFYQQEMFDSALYYYIESQNINDEILTDKDYQLGVFYANFGVLHKNIGNYEEALISYQRAEKIFINIFGQNDLQLYSIYSNIGNIYRILGDLSHALQYYKNSLALADKDPASKYAKQYSIYINMAGVYISYGLYEDAIAYLEKCFQIKEEFWENIDIELPYGNMAICYTKLGEIEKAEKFYQKQIEQVEESEVENIELANANLSYGIFCLSVKKDGEALQRLTNANKIYKKLYGNKHPYVAKSTISLADYYFNKDLNKCLSLLQNAFTQVIPDFDDKRIESNPGINHSSSSLILLSIFQKKAEALFALADGNNSKKLLLSLSTLDLATQLSQIIQVDYSSEESKLFISSNQKKYSVLSAQIAIQLHHITKDQQYLIKAFNIAEKSKAAILLSSLQDFDAKSISNIPAEISDQEKDINKQLSTYRELIYKEDQAEFPDKSMIDRWQKKVFDLTQQQEKIIITYKEKYPSYFNLKYETSVIALEHVQSQLNTDEALIEYVIGDTVIIALLITKNGIQGQIIYVGDEFVNHVNIIRNNLISGEFGNNAYENYVAYVQSSSIIYETILDNFLKNNNFKKLTIIPDHVLFYIPFEVLLSSKPKKLNLDYRKLDYLIKRFNIRYSYSATLSYTDFKKNRKTSRKLLAMAPEYGNYDHLNAERSESIKDYKKYLVNLPGVVDEIRQIVKSMRGKAYSGAEATEGVFKDIASDYGVLHLAMHTIVNNDNPMFSKLVFYLNNDSLEDGMLNTYELYDMNLNAKLAVLSACNTGSGALQAGEGVMSLARGFISAGCPSIIMTLWALEDKSGLEIMTSFYKLFARSKSSDYALWQAKLTYLQNADKLKAHPYFWSAYVMIGSPVKLKSLLPYYFGGFLLLLVVGFIAIKAKKKAS